One Calonectris borealis chromosome 15, bCalBor7.hap1.2, whole genome shotgun sequence DNA segment encodes these proteins:
- the SNCB gene encoding beta-synuclein isoform X2, producing the protein MEVFMKGLSKAKEGVVAAAEKTKQGVAEAAEKTKEGVLYVGSKTQGVVQGVTSVAEKAKEQASQLGEAAFSGAGNIAAATGLVKKEEFPADLKPEEVAQEAVEEPLVEPLLEPEGENYEEPPQEEYQEYEPEA; encoded by the exons ATGGAGGTGTTCATGAAGGGCTTGTCCAAGGCCAAGGAGGGGGTGGTCGCTGCCGCCGAGAAGACCAAGCAGGGGGTGGCCGAGGCCGCCGAGAAGACCAAGGAGGGGGTCCTCTATGTCG GGAGTAAAACCCAAGGCGTGGTGCAAGGCGTCACCTCAG TGGCTGAGAAAGCAAAGGAGCAGGCGTCCCAGCTGGGCGAAGCGGCGTTCTCGGGTGCTGGTAACATCGCGGCGGCCACCGGGCTGGTGAAGAAGGAAGAGTTCCCTGCGGACCTGAAG CCGGAGGAGGTGGCCCAGGAGGCTGTCGAGGAGCCGCTGGTCGAGCCGCTGCTGGAGCCAGAGGGGGAGAACTACGAGGAGCCCCCGCAG GAGGAATACCAGGAATACGAGCCAGAGGCATAA
- the SNCB gene encoding beta-synuclein isoform X1, protein MGSGSGGDGTGRGAAMEVFMKGLSKAKEGVVAAAEKTKQGVAEAAEKTKEGVLYVGSKTQGVVQGVTSVAEKAKEQASQLGEAAFSGAGNIAAATGLVKKEEFPADLKPEEVAQEAVEEPLVEPLLEPEGENYEEPPQEEYQEYEPEA, encoded by the exons ATGGGATCAGGATCGGGAGGAgatgggacagggagagg agCCGCCATGGAGGTGTTCATGAAGGGCTTGTCCAAGGCCAAGGAGGGGGTGGTCGCTGCCGCCGAGAAGACCAAGCAGGGGGTGGCCGAGGCCGCCGAGAAGACCAAGGAGGGGGTCCTCTATGTCG GGAGTAAAACCCAAGGCGTGGTGCAAGGCGTCACCTCAG TGGCTGAGAAAGCAAAGGAGCAGGCGTCCCAGCTGGGCGAAGCGGCGTTCTCGGGTGCTGGTAACATCGCGGCGGCCACCGGGCTGGTGAAGAAGGAAGAGTTCCCTGCGGACCTGAAG CCGGAGGAGGTGGCCCAGGAGGCTGTCGAGGAGCCGCTGGTCGAGCCGCTGCTGGAGCCAGAGGGGGAGAACTACGAGGAGCCCCCGCAG GAGGAATACCAGGAATACGAGCCAGAGGCATAA
- the EIF4E1B gene encoding eukaryotic translation initiation factor 4E type 1B, protein MATGEQRRQEERRRRRAQQQELLLAESLGKHPLQNRWALWFFKNDKSKMWQANLRLVTKFSTVEDFWALYSHIQLASKLTSGCDYSLFKDGIEPMWEDSQNKRGGRWLITLAKQQRHTELDRFWLETLLCLIGEMFDEYSNEVCGAVINIRAKGDKIAIWTREAENREGVTHIGRVYKEHLGLSQKVAIGYQAHADTATKSGSLTKTKFVV, encoded by the exons aTGGCTACAGGGGAGCAG cggAGGCaagaggagcggcggcggcggagggctCAGCAGCAAGAGCTGCTCCTGGCAGAGAGCCTGGGCAAGCACCCCCTGCAGAACAG gtggGCACTGTGGTTCTTCAAGAATGACAAGAGCAAGATGTGGCAGGCAAACCTGCGCCTCGTCACCAAGTTCAGCACTGTGGAGGACTTCTGGGC GCTGTACAGCCACATCCAGCTTGCCAGCAAGCTCACATCTGGTTGCGACTACTCCCTCTTCAAG GACGGCATCGAGCCCATGTGGGAGGACAGCCAGAACAAGCGTGGCGGGCGCTGGCTCATCACCCTGGCCAAGCAGCAGCGGCACACCGAGCTGGACCGTTTCTGGCTGGAGACG CTGCTGTGCCTCATTGGGGAGATGTTTGACGAGTACAGCAATGAGGTGTGCGGGGCCGTCATCAACATCCGAGCCAAGGGGGACAAGATTGCCATCTGGACCCGGGAAGCGGAGAACCGGGAAGGGGTCACCCACATCGG gcGCGTCTACAAGGAGCACCTGGGCCTGTCGCAGAAGGTGGCCATCGGGTACCAGGCCCACGCGGACACGGCCACCAAAAGCGGTTCCCTCACCAAGACCAAGTTTGTGGTGTGA
- the UNC5A gene encoding netrin receptor UNC5A yields the protein MATQRQVSGEADAVWEPARHRVGGRWPWDAHRLGVHTLGAQQSATVANPVSGASPDLLPHFQLEPEDVYIVKNKAVSLACRATPATQIYFKCNGEWVHQGDHVTQQSTDRGTGLPVMEVRIEVTRQQVEKIFGLEEYWCQCVAWSSSGTTKSQKAFVRIAYLRKNFEQEPMAREVSIEQGIVLPCRPPEGIPPAEVEWLRNEELVDPALDANVYVTPEHSLVLRQARLADTANYTCIAKNIVARRRSTSAAITVYVNGGWSTWTQWSGCSTSCGRGWQKRSRTCTNPTPLNGGAFCEGQNVQKTACTTLCPVDGAWSEWSKWSVCGAECTHWRSRECSEPAPRNGGRDCHGPELDTRNCTSELCSHVAPGAEDMALYVGLVAVAVCLVLLLLVGVLVYCRKKGGLDADVADSSILTAGFQPVSIKPSKADNPSLLTIQPDLSTTTMTYQGSLCPRQDGPAKLQLPNGHLLSPLGAGRHTLHHSSPAAEGADFVARLSTQSYFRSLPRGTTNMAYGTFNFLGGRLMIPNTGISLLIPPDAIPRGKIYEVYLTLHKQEEVRLPLAGCQTLLSPIVSCGPPGVLLTRPAILAMGHCVEASAENWSIRLKKQSCEGTWEDVLQLGAEPCTELYYCQLEAQACYVFTEQLGRFALVGESLSMAASKRLKLVLFAPAACPSLEYNIRVYCLSDTQDVLKEVIQLEKQLGGQLIGAPRVLHFKDSYHNLRLSIHDMPSSLWKSKLLASYQEIPFYHIWSGLQPFLHCTFTLERLSPSTCELACKIWVWQVEGDGQSFTVNFNIAKDTRFSDWLVPDNEVGAPALVGPSAFKIPFLIRQKIISSLDPPGTRGADWRTLAQKLNLDSHLSFFASKPSPTAMILNLWEAQHFPNGNLSQLATAVAEVGKQDGALFAVSEAEC from the exons atggcaacgcAGCGGCAGGTGAGCGGCGAGGCCGACGCGGTGTGGGAGCCGGCACGGCACCGCGTGGGGGGCCGCTGGCCATGGGATGCCcacaggctgggggtgcacacgCTGG GTGCTCAGCAAAGCGCAACCGTGGCCAACCCGGTGTCCGGCGCGTCCCCAGACCTGCTGCCGCACTTCCAGCTGGAGCCGGAGGACGTCTACATCGTGAAGAACAAGGCGGTGAGCCTGGCCTGCCGCGCCACCCCCGCCACCCAGATCTACTTCAAGTGCAACGGCGAGTGGGTGCACCAGGGTGACCACGTCACGCAGCAGAGCACCGACCGCGGCACCG GGCTGCCGGTGATGGAGGTGCGCATCGAGGTCACTCGCCAGCAAGTGGAGAAGATCTTTGGGCTGGAGGAGTACTGGTGCCAGTGTGTGGCCTGGAGCTCCTCTGGCACCACCAAGAGCCAGAAAGCCTTCGTGCGCATCGCCT ATCTGCGCAAGAACTTCGAGCAGGAGCCGATGGCCAGGGAGGTCTCCATCGAGCAGGGCATCGTGCTGCCATGCCGCCCTCCCGAGGGCATCCCCCCCGCCGAG GTGGAGTGGCTGCGCAACGAGGAGCTGGTGGACCCGGCGCTGGACGCCAACGTCTACGTGACGCCGGAGCACAGCCTGGTGCTGCGGCAGGCCCGCCTGGCCGACACCGCCAACTACACCTGCATAGCCAAAAACATCGTGGCCCGTCGCCGCAGCACCTCTGCTGCCATCACCGTCTACG TGAACGGCGGCTGGTCGACGTGGACGCAGTGGTCGGGCTGCAGCACCAGCTGTGGACGGGGCTGGCAGAAGCGGAGCCGGACCTGCACCAACCCCACGCCCCTCAATGGAGGAGCTTTCTGTGAGGGCCAAAACGTGCAGAAAACCGCCTGCACCACCCTCTGCCCAG TGGATGGCGCCTGGTCGGAGTGGAGCAAGTGGTCGGTGTGCGGGGCCGAGTGCACCCATTGGCGGAGCCGGGAGTGCTCGGAGCCGGCACCACGCAATGGGGGCCGGGATTGCCACGGCCCCGAGCTGGACACCCGCAACTGCACCTCCGAGCTCTGCAGCCATG TCGCCCCTGGGGCGGAGGACATGGCGCTGTACGTGGGGCTGGTGGCCGTGGCCGtgtgcctggtgctgctgctgctggtgggggtCCTTGTGTACTGCCGCAAGAAGGGGGGCCTGGACGCCGACGTGGCTGACTCCTCCATCCTCACCGCCGGCTTCCAGCCCGTCAGCATCAAGCCCAGCAAGGCCG ACAACCCCAGCCTGCTCACCATCCAGCCCGACCTCAGCACCACCACCATGACCTACCAGGGCTCGCTCTGCCCGCGCCAGGACGGCCCCGCCAAGCTCCAGCTGCCCAACGGGCACCTGCTGAGCCCACTGGGTGCCGGGCGGCACACGCTGCACCACAGCTCGCCCGCCGCCGAGGGTGCTGACTTCGTGGCCCGGCTCTCCACCCAGAGCTACTTTCGCTCCCTGCCCCGCGGCACCACCAACATGGCCTACGGCACCTTCAACTTCTTGGGGGGGCGGCTCATGATCCCCAACACAG GGATCAGCCTGCTCATCCCACCCGATGCCATCCCACGGGGGAAGATCTACGAGGTCTACCTGACCCTGCACAAGCAGGAGGAGGTGAG gctgcccctggctggctgccagacgcTGCTGAGCCCCATCGTCAGCTGCGGCCCCCCTGGGGTCCTCCTCACCCGCCCCGCCATCCTGGCCATGGGTCACTGCGTGGAGGCCAGCGCTGAGAACTGGAGCATCCGGCTGAAGAAGCAGTCGTGCGAGGGCACGTGGGAG GACGTGCTGCAGCTGGGCGCCGAGCCGTGCACGGAGCTCTACTACTGCCAGCTGGAAGCGCAGGCTTGCTACGTCTTCACGGAGCAGCTGGGGCGCTTCGCCCTGGTCGGAGAGTCCCTCAGCATGGCGGCCTCCAAGCGCCTCAAGCTGGTCCTGTTCGCGCCGGCCGCCTGCCCCTCGCTCGAGTACAACATCCGCGTCTACTGCCTCAGCGACACCCAAGATGTCCTCAAG gaggtgatccagctggagaagcagctggggGGGCAGCTGATCGGAGCCCCCCGGGTGCTGCACTTCAAGGACAGCTACCACAACCTGCGCCTCTCCATCCACGACATGCCCAGCTCTCTCTGGAAGAGCAAGCTCCTCGCCAGCTACCAG GAGATCCCCTTCTACCACATCTGGAgcgggctgcagcccttcctgcACTGCACCTTCACCCTGGAGCGCCTGAGCCCCAGCACCTGCGAGCTGGCCTGCAAGATCTGGGTCTGGCAGGTGGAGGGTGACGGGCAGAGCTTCACCGTCAACTTCAACATTGCCAAg GACACAAGGTTTTCGGACTGGCTGGTCCCCGACAACGAGGTGGGCGCCCCGGCCCTGGTGGGCCCCAGTGCCTTCAAGATCCCCTTCCTCATCCGCCAGAAGATCATCAGCAGCCTGGACCCGCCGGGCACCCGGGGAGCCGACTGGAGGACGCTGGCTCAGAAGCTCAACCTCGACAG CCATCTCAGCTTCTTCGCCTCGaagcccagccccacggccatGATCCTCAACCTGTGGGAAGCGCAGCATTTCCCCAACGGCAACCTCTCGCAGCTGGCCACCGCCGTGGCCGAGGTGGGCAAGCAGGATGGTGCCCTCTTCGCCGTCTCCGAGGCCGAGTGCTGA